CCGCCCGCTCGGATGGGCGCCGATTGGATTGAAATAGCGAAGAAGGGCGATGCTCCAGCCGTGGTCAGACGCATAAAGGTCGCGCAACATTTCTTCAATCATCCATTTCGTCCGCCCATACGGATTCGTCGGCTGGAGCGGGAAATACTCCGTAATCGGCACCCGATCAGGCATGCCGTACACCGTCGCCGACGAGCTGAACACGATGTTCTTCACCCCGTATTGGCGCATGACGTCAAGCAACACCAATGTCCCCGTGATGTTGTTATGATAATAAAGAAGGGGAGCCGCCACCGATTCCCCCACCGCTTTCAATCCGGCGAAATGAATGACCGCCTCAATCGAGTGCTTGGCGAAGACTGCTTCCAGCGCATCCCGTTCCAACAAATCAGCCTGGTAATACGGAAAATCCCTTTGCGCAATCTCCTGAACCCGCCGCAGCGCTTCGGGCTTGCTGTTGGTGAATGAATCGACGACGACAATGTCATACCCTGCGTGCAACAGCTCCACGCACGTATGGCTGCCGATATAACCCGCGCCGCCAGTGATCAGAATGGCCATGTCAATTCCCCCATAAATTTATAATCACCTTTTATAAATACCGCGAATAAATCTCCTCCATTTCAGCAATCACATGATCTAAACCATACGGCTGAATCCGATCAAAGGAGGCCTGTCCCATCTGTTCCCGCAATTCTTTGTCATTGACTAGCCTCACAAATGAATCGACTAAAGAGCGGTCATCGCCTAAATCAACAACAAATCCATTTATCCCATGGTGTACCAAATCCCTTGAACCCCTTATATTCGTGACAACTAAAGGTTTCTTCGAGGCCATTGCTTCCATGAGGCATCGGGGCAATCCTTCGCGGAAGGATAATAGCGTTACAATATCCGAATCGGCTAAAATTGCCGGAACATCGCGGCGAAACCCTAAAAAATGAATGTTTTTTAATTGATTTTGTTTCACATACTTTTGGAGCTCTTCTTCTTTCTCACCCTTGCCCACAATCAAGCAATGAACATCGGAATGATGTTGCAAAATGTTTTTCCAATTTCTCAAGAGAAACAAATGGTTCTTATTATCGTTTAATTCAGCAATATATGCCACAACAACCTCATTCTTTTTAATGCCAAGCTGTTCGCGAACATTAGCATCTTGTTCTGCACCATATTGCTCAAGTAAAACACCCACTCCATGCGCAAAAAATAGGGATTCATTCTCTTTGAACCCCAATCGTTTACCATTCTCGTAATCTTCCCTATTGATGGTTATTAAACCATCAGTCCATCTTCTCGCTAGTTTTTCAGCCGCATAGTAAACCAACCAGTTGAGAATAGGCGCTCCTTTATAAAAATGAAAGCCATGAGCTGTATAAAGCACAGGCCCTTGTTTGCATTGTTTTGCTGTATATCTCACGAAAAACGATGCGACAGGGGTATGGACATGGATCAAATCAAAGGAATGTGTTTGAAACAACTTTTTCAATTCCTTTATCGCTCTGAAATTTGAAAGATCATAAGGGGAGCGCGAAAAAGAAATGTCCCAACAAACGACCCCCATCTCTTCGATTTCTTCTTTACGTCCGTGACCCGGGTTCGCGGCGGCGTGGACTTCATACCCTTTGTCTTGCAATAGCTTGATAAATGGCTTATGGAAGGCGGCTAAATGACCGTAGACAGTAGCGGAAAACAATACTTTCTTCTTCTCACCCATTGTCTATTCATCCATCTCTTTTCATAAACTAATTAGACATAACATAAAACGCGCAATATAAAAATCATACTTTCATTTTATGATAGTACGCCATAACTCCATTAGGAATTATCATCGCTAACAAGGGCTTAAGAGCAAAAAATCTTTGAAAATATGGTATATCGAGTCTCTTACAAGCATCCAATCTTGCCTTCGTTTCGATGATTCTAAATTTTTTCTTTCTCCTTTTATAGGCATCTCTATCCTCACGATAATAAATTAGAGGTTCTTTGATATTTCTCAAAATAAATCCTTTCTCAAAAAACTTAACCCATAAATCGTAATCTTCTAGCCGTTGTCTAGTTAAATAATTATCTGAATATCCCCCAACCTTCAGCAAGCTCTCTCTTTTCATAATAACAGTAGGATGAATAAAGGGAGATCCCGTAACCAAGCACTTTTTATTAGGAAACTCCGGAGGCCGCCGTATTCCCCATACTCCATTCTCATCAAACACATATGCAGCTGAACCGCACGCATCACAATTATGATCTTGCATAAATCGGACTTGTTTTTCTATCCTGTCCTTTACCATTAGGTCATCACCATCATGGCGCATAATGTATTCCCCTGTACTCACTTCTAAACAGTTATTTAATGTCTTTGCCAATCCCATATTTTTTTCGTTTTTAATTACTTTTATTCTTTGATCCTTTTCTGAATAACCAAGGGCAATTTCATAAGTGTTATCCGTAGAGCCATCATCACACATGATAAGTTCCCAATTATCATATGTCTGATTTAATATCGAATCTACGGCTTCACCAAGGGTTTTTCCACAGTTATATATGCCCATTATTATAGAGACTTTTGCCCCCAATTCTTTAATACCTCCCTGTTTCGTTCTCCAAGACAGCTAGTGCAACAGCCTTTGAGCCCATTTCGGGGCTATTAAGACGTGACACCTGTCAAAGATCTCTCCGTGTAATTCGTGTAATAATTGCACCCCCTAATTTGCCTATCTGTCCTATCGTTAGAACAAAACAGAAAAATAGAAATACCCAAAACTTCTGTTCTAACCAAAGAGTCCAAGAAAACATAAGCTTTGGTATTGATATACTAAATAAATAAAGAAAAAATTTTTTAAATTGATGATCGATAGATTTACCTACAAATACATAAGCCATGGCGAATCCCATAACAAAAAACACAGGGATACTAATTATCAAGCCCCCTTCAGACAATAATTGTAGAAATAAATTATGTGCATAAGAACCACTTAAAACATAATAGTATCCCACACCATTTCCATATAGTGGACTATTCAAAAAATCATTTAGTGTTGCTTCATAAATCAAATCACGTCCGGAAAACATATCGTCTCTTTTCATTAAAAGCAATTGATAATCTATAAATTGACTATTAATATTGTACATAGATAATATATAGTCCAAATATAGGAACACGGTATACATATTGGAAAAAAATAAGAACAAAAAAAGACATATTAGTAATAAATACAGTAGTTTGAACTTTCTCGTTTTGATTTTCAATAAGAAGTAAAGTACAATAAATATTATTATTGAAAGCACAGCACCACGTGTTCTAAATAACATTATATGATAAGTATAAACTATAGAACTACATAAACCTAATAACCTGAGATGAATCTTCTTTTCTGTGAAAAAAAAGTAAATACCACATATTGCAAGAACAACCCAGCTATAACTCAAGCTCATTTGTTCTCCTGGATCTATGGATCCACTATCAAGGCTAATGGGCCACCATAAAAAAAGGCATGAAATTATTAATATGTACTTCATTACCTCATTAATATTAATTTTAACTGAGGCAATATACATTGGAACTAAGCCAAAACAAAAAAATCCTAATAAGTAATCATTCTTAAACATTTCATCCCTTAATAATAAAAATGAAATAAAAAAAAGAAACGAAAAAAGAAGAATTATAGGGATTATTTTTTTATCAAAATTATAGTGATTTATTATTACCGAAAGGATTCCTAGACATATATACACAATTGGAATATCTATGTTAAATTTTATTAATACTGCTGAAACCATTACTTGTACCACTAATACTACTGCCAAAAAAAAACTATTAACTTTTATCTTAATATTTGTTTCATTTGTAATATACTTGCCATATAATATCATCCAATATCACCCTTAATATTTTTCTTCATCTCAGTGCAATAAAATTTTGCAAATATATACATGCTCATTAAAAAGTTAACCTTCGTATAAGTGGTGCCCACTCCGGTTATACTGTTCCTAAGGAAAAGCATGGAAAAGAAGCGGAATTCTGCATGAAACGTCTCAAAATCACCAACGATCACGGATGGACACCTCGGACACTTCGCAAACAGGAACGGAAAATCAAAAACACCCTTCTTCGCCAACGGGTGATGGCGGTTCGCCTAGTCATGGAAGGCTATTTGGGCAAAGAGGTGGCCTCCATGGTCAACGTGTGCCGATAAACCGTTTCCCATTATGTGCCGCTGTTCAACGAAGGCGGTCTGAAGCTCTTGCTTCATCGGGATTTCGCCCCCGGGCGGGAGCCGTTTCTCACCGAAGAACAGCAGGAAGAGATCAAACAGCTTGTGTTGACCACCACTCCCGCGGAACTGGGCTGGGACGTCGCTTCGGCGTGGAACACCAAACTCCTGCAATCCTATGTCGAAAAGCACTTCGGGGTTTCCATTTCCCGCGAAGCGCTGCGAAAACTCCTGCACCGCAAAGGGCTGTCGTGGACACGGCCGACCTACACGTTGGCGAAAGGCGATCCGGATCGACAAAAGAATTTTGAGAAACAGATCGACTTCATAAAAAAACTTAATGGATCCTGGTACGGTCTTGTTGTACCTTGATGAAACCCATATCCGCTCTTACCATGTCCTGCGGTCCACATGGTCGGAAGTCGGCCGCCAAAAACAAGTGCCGACGTTCGGCCATCATGCCCACGTATCGCTGTTTGGCGCGGTCAACATCCACGATGGCGAAACGGTGCTTCATCAAACGACCGCTGCCAATGCCGCGACGTTCTTGGATTTCTTGAGAATGCTCAAAGAGCGCGATCCAGACCGTCTCATAGTCTTGGTGTTGGATAACGCCCGCATTCACCATGCCAAAATGGTCAAGGAGTTTTTGCAGGAAGAAGGGCAGTGTTTTCACTTTATTTACCTTCCTCCCTATTCGCCACAGCTGAACCCGATCAAACGCTTATGGAAATGGCTGAAAGATACGGTGATGGCCAATGTCTTTCACAAGGATCGCAACGATATCATTCAAGCCATTACTCGGTTTGTCAACTACATCCACGAACGTCCGGAGGAAGTGCTGCAGCGCTTAGGGTGTGCAGGATGACTGAGAAGTTAACTCTTCATGTTGCATGTATATAGAATCGACATCAAACTTCCAAACACCCTCTATTTTTATTGACATAATTTCGAGAAAAAGTCCAGTCTCTTTTTTTCTTTTTCCGAATAGTATATATGTGAAATCTTATCTCGACTAACCGTCTTGCCTTTAGAGTGCTCCATAAATTCGTAGATTAACTGTAAATTATTTTCCACATTATCTTCTGTATTAGGTATCTTTAATATAAATTCCTCTGTCCTGTCTATAAAATCCGTATCCTCATAACCAATAACAACTGGCAGTCCAAAATGTAAATACTCTCTTACTTTTAGTGGAGAAGCTTCGTTCATATTGTTTCGATGCAACGCTAGTGTTCCGATTGCTACGTCACTGAACTTGATTATTTCTATATATTTATCTACATTTAAATACCCATAAGTATAAACATTATTTAAACCAGGATCATCGTCTATACCAATTAAGTGAAACTTCACATTTGGTAATTTAGATGCCAAATAATAGATTTTATCTACACCATGCCATAAACAATTCGGTGATCCAATAAAAACGGCATTTATCTCGTTATCTTTTACTTTCCTATTAACTAGAGGTACATCATCACTAATTCCATTTCCAATGGTTATTATAGGCTTATTATACTTCTTTATCTGTTCCTCAAGTTCATAAGTTACCGTAACAAATCCTCTTGCTGAAGAATTCATAATTCCTCTCGTCAACAAATTGTACACTCTTTTTGTCCAACTAGCATATAATTTCATTTCTTCTACTTCATCACTATTATACTCTATAACTGTCGGTACTTTTTTAAACATGATCAGGCGTGTTGATTATCCAATAAAATCCAAAGGGTATAGAAAAAAGAGCACCTTTCCTGTAGAATGTGAGTAGCGACACAAACAAACCCAGGAGGTGCTCTCTATGAACAAGCATACCACACTCCCGAATTTGATGCAAAAACTTGTTTCGGATGAAGAGATTCAACTGATTGCCGAAGCGGTTGGGTATCGTGATTCGTCTCGAACCTTTACGTTGCGCGAGTTGATTCACTTCTTCCTGCTGGCCGCCATGCATCAATGGAAAAGCTTTCGCCACGGAGCCGATGTGGGGCCTCTGTATGGATTGCCGCGATTCCATTATTCAACTGTATCCAAGAAAGCGAAAGAAGTTCCCTATGACATCATGAAACGCTTGTTGGCGTTGATCATTTCCAAGTGCAACCGCCAAACCCGCCGCTCGCTTCGGTTTCCCAAACCGCTTCGGGTGGTGGATTCGACGACCGTCACGGTCGGGAAAAACCGCCTGCCATGGGCGCCGTATCACGGCGAACGCGCCGGAGTGAAGCTGCACGTCGCGTATTCGCCGGAATCCTCGTTGCCGGCAGACGTGGTGGAAACCATCGGACTGCGTCATGATGGCCCGGTGGGAGAACAGTTGACGAACGCTCAACAA
Above is a window of Geobacillus thermoleovorans DNA encoding:
- the galE gene encoding UDP-glucose 4-epimerase GalE, which translates into the protein MAILITGGAGYIGSHTCVELLHAGYDIVVVDSFTNSKPEALRRVQEIAQRDFPYYQADLLERDALEAVFAKHSIEAVIHFAGLKAVGESVAAPLLYYHNNITGTLVLLDVMRQYGVKNIVFSSSATVYGMPDRVPITEYFPLQPTNPYGRTKWMIEEMLRDLYASDHGWSIALLRYFNPIGAHPSGRIGEDPNGIPNNLMPYITQVAVGKLKELRVFGNDYPTVDGTGVRDYIHVVDLALGHVKALEKVLETTGVEAYNLGTGRGYSVLEVVEAFERATGVNIPYKIVDRRPGDVAVCYADPTKAKRELGWIATRGIEDMCRDAWRWQSQNPNGYERVTE
- a CDS encoding glycosyltransferase family 4 protein; translated protein: MGEKKKVLFSATVYGHLAAFHKPFIKLLQDKGYEVHAAANPGHGRKEEIEEMGVVCWDISFSRSPYDLSNFRAIKELKKLFQTHSFDLIHVHTPVASFFVRYTAKQCKQGPVLYTAHGFHFYKGAPILNWLVYYAAEKLARRWTDGLITINREDYENGKRLGFKENESLFFAHGVGVLLEQYGAEQDANVREQLGIKKNEVVVAYIAELNDNKNHLFLLRNWKNILQHHSDVHCLIVGKGEKEEELQKYVKQNQLKNIHFLGFRRDVPAILADSDIVTLLSFREGLPRCLMEAMASKKPLVVTNIRGSRDLVHHGINGFVVDLGDDRSLVDSFVRLVNDKELREQMGQASFDRIQPYGLDHVIAEMEEIYSRYL
- a CDS encoding glycosyltransferase family 2 protein; translated protein: MGAKVSIIMGIYNCGKTLGEAVDSILNQTYDNWELIMCDDGSTDNTYEIALGYSEKDQRIKVIKNEKNMGLAKTLNNCLEVSTGEYIMRHDGDDLMVKDRIEKQVRFMQDHNCDACGSAAYVFDENGVWGIRRPPEFPNKKCLVTGSPFIHPTVIMKRESLLKVGGYSDNYLTRQRLEDYDLWVKFFEKGFILRNIKEPLIYYREDRDAYKRRKKKFRIIETKARLDACKRLDIPYFQRFFALKPLLAMIIPNGVMAYYHKMKV
- a CDS encoding O-antigen ligase family protein, whose protein sequence is MILYGKYITNETNIKIKVNSFFLAVVLVVQVMVSAVLIKFNIDIPIVYICLGILSVIINHYNFDKKIIPIILLFSFLFFISFLLLRDEMFKNDYLLGFFCFGLVPMYIASVKININEVMKYILIISCLFLWWPISLDSGSIDPGEQMSLSYSWVVLAICGIYFFFTEKKIHLRLLGLCSSIVYTYHIMLFRTRGAVLSIIIFIVLYFLLKIKTRKFKLLYLLLICLFLFLFFSNMYTVFLYLDYILSMYNINSQFIDYQLLLMKRDDMFSGRDLIYEATLNDFLNSPLYGNGVGYYYVLSGSYAHNLFLQLLSEGGLIISIPVFFVMGFAMAYVFVGKSIDHQFKKFFLYLFSISIPKLMFSWTLWLEQKFWVFLFFCFVLTIGQIGKLGGAIITRITRRDL
- a CDS encoding winged helix-turn-helix domain-containing protein; its protein translation is MLHRDFAPGREPFLTEEQQEEIKQLVLTTTPAELGWDVASAWNTKLLQSYVEKHFGVSISREALRKLLHRKGLSWTRPTYTLAKGDPDRQKNFEKQIDFIKKLNGSWYGLVVP
- a CDS encoding IS630 family transposase, whose product is MDPGTVLLYLDETHIRSYHVLRSTWSEVGRQKQVPTFGHHAHVSLFGAVNIHDGETVLHQTTAANAATFLDFLRMLKERDPDRLIVLVLDNARIHHAKMVKEFLQEEGQCFHFIYLPPYSPQLNPIKRLWKWLKDTVMANVFHKDRNDIIQAITRFVNYIHERPEEVLQRLGCAG
- a CDS encoding glycosyltransferase family protein, producing the protein MFKKVPTVIEYNSDEVEEMKLYASWTKRVYNLLTRGIMNSSARGFVTVTYELEEQIKKYNKPIITIGNGISDDVPLVNRKVKDNEINAVFIGSPNCLWHGVDKIYYLASKLPNVKFHLIGIDDDPGLNNVYTYGYLNVDKYIEIIKFSDVAIGTLALHRNNMNEASPLKVREYLHFGLPVVIGYEDTDFIDRTEEFILKIPNTEDNVENNLQLIYEFMEHSKGKTVSRDKISHIYYSEKEKKRLDFFSKLCQ